Proteins found in one Paenibacillus dendritiformis genomic segment:
- a CDS encoding methionine ABC transporter permease, giving the protein MDSLIQILPDLYKAFFQTLYMVGISLVVALILGLPIGIILFVTDKGLFLENRLTRVILGFIVNMIRSVPFIILLVTLLPVTKLIAGTTIGPTAASVSLSVAAIPFFARLVETALREIDKGVIEAAVSIGATPWMIIKDVLLPEAKPGIVQGINITAISLVAYSAMAGTVGGGGIGDLAIRFGYYRYDNTVMFTTVIVLICLVQLIQYGGDFLAKKVDKR; this is encoded by the coding sequence ATGGACTCCCTCATACAGATCTTGCCCGATCTGTACAAGGCGTTTTTTCAGACCTTGTATATGGTGGGCATCTCATTAGTTGTCGCTTTAATTCTGGGTCTTCCTATTGGAATAATATTATTTGTAACGGATAAAGGACTGTTCCTGGAGAATCGCCTCACCCGCGTCATCCTCGGCTTCATCGTCAACATGATCCGATCGGTTCCTTTCATCATTCTGCTCGTGACGCTGCTCCCGGTAACGAAGCTTATTGCCGGCACTACGATCGGTCCGACGGCCGCATCCGTCTCCTTGTCGGTAGCCGCCATCCCGTTCTTCGCCCGGCTCGTCGAGACCGCGCTGCGCGAGATCGACAAGGGCGTCATCGAAGCGGCGGTGTCGATCGGAGCCACGCCCTGGATGATTATCAAGGATGTGCTGCTTCCCGAAGCGAAGCCCGGCATCGTGCAGGGGATCAACATTACCGCCATCAGTCTCGTGGCCTACTCGGCCATGGCCGGGACGGTCGGCGGAGGCGGCATCGGCGATCTGGCGATCCGGTTCGGCTATTACCGCTATGACAACACGGTCATGTTCACCACTGTCATCGTCCTGATCTGCCTCGTGCAGCTCATTCAATATGGCGGCGATTTCCTGGCCAAGAAGGTAGACAAGCGCTAA
- a CDS encoding MetQ/NlpA family ABC transporter substrate-binding protein, which yields MKKTAILLSLILTFGLLAACGDSSSNGDTAKQEESKTLKFGATAGPYSDMLTKAIKPIMEKKGYTIEIVEFGDYVQPNLALSNGDLDANLFQHKIYMDNFAKENKLELTDLIVVPTAPMGIYSSKYKSVDEIADGSTVALANDPTNLARSLGLLQDAGLLTMKDDIDPLRVSEKDVKNNPKQLVLQPIEAGQLPRAVDSADISLVPGNFALAAKMNLLDALQLENMPDDYRNRVVINTADKDKAFAKDLKEAVESPEFEQIIDEQFQGFGKPEWMLNRK from the coding sequence ATGAAAAAGACAGCCATTCTTCTCTCGCTCATCCTGACGTTCGGCCTGCTGGCCGCCTGCGGCGATTCGTCCTCCAACGGGGACACTGCGAAGCAGGAAGAGAGCAAAACCTTAAAGTTCGGGGCCACCGCCGGCCCATACAGCGATATGCTGACGAAGGCGATCAAGCCGATCATGGAGAAAAAAGGCTACACGATCGAAATCGTCGAATTCGGGGATTATGTGCAGCCGAATCTGGCGCTCTCCAACGGCGATCTGGACGCGAACCTGTTCCAGCATAAAATCTATATGGATAACTTCGCCAAGGAAAACAAGCTGGAACTGACCGATCTCATCGTCGTGCCGACGGCGCCGATGGGCATCTACTCCTCGAAGTACAAGTCAGTCGACGAGATCGCCGACGGCAGCACCGTCGCTCTGGCCAATGATCCGACCAATCTGGCCCGTTCGCTGGGGCTGCTCCAGGACGCCGGCCTGCTGACGATGAAGGATGACATCGATCCGCTGCGCGTCTCGGAGAAGGACGTCAAGAACAATCCGAAGCAGCTCGTGCTGCAGCCGATCGAAGCCGGCCAGCTGCCGCGCGCCGTCGACAGCGCCGATATCTCCCTCGTGCCGGGCAACTTCGCCCTCGCGGCCAAGATGAATTTGCTCGATGCGCTGCAGTTGGAAAATATGCCGGACGACTACCGCAACCGGGTCGTCATCAACACGGCCGACAAGGACAAGGCCTTCGCGAAGGATCTGAAGGAAGCGGTCGAGTCGCCGGAATTCGAGCAGATTATCGATGAGCAGTTCCAGGGCTTCGGCAAGCCGGAGTGGATGCTGAACCGGAAATAA
- a CDS encoding iron-containing alcohol dehydrogenase family protein: protein MTTLDQPLIVRGAPAIYRCEAGILEKLESLLQPYGCRRVCVVHGERSWEAAAPYWPQQTELTLLPLAYRGECTLAEAGRIAREARAAQADILLGLGGGKVMDLVKAAGIEAGLDTVLVPTLASNCAAWTPLSVFYDEQGRFTHYTLHPKSPLMVLVDPRIALSAPAAYLRAGIADTLAKWYEADVLVRQWSRPPAAVQIAHLTARLCQTALLEHGLQSVRDAERQQLTDAFTLAVETIIMTGGTVGGFGDHAGRIAGAHSIHNGLTAAPATHHLLHGDKVAYGILVQLALEGKLGEVERLLPFYRDMGLPRCLSDLGLSASDRETLDRVAAASVLPQESIHLMNRKVTADDVRQAMLQLEAVTAGTS, encoded by the coding sequence ATGACAACGCTCGATCAGCCGCTGATCGTCAGAGGGGCTCCCGCCATCTACCGCTGCGAAGCCGGCATCTTGGAGAAGCTGGAGTCTCTGCTCCAGCCGTACGGCTGCCGCCGGGTGTGCGTCGTGCACGGCGAGCGCTCCTGGGAAGCCGCGGCTCCGTATTGGCCGCAGCAGACGGAGCTGACGCTTCTGCCGCTGGCGTACCGCGGCGAGTGCACGCTGGCGGAGGCTGGCCGGATCGCCCGCGAAGCGCGGGCGGCGCAGGCCGATATACTGCTCGGGCTCGGCGGCGGCAAAGTGATGGACCTCGTCAAGGCCGCAGGCATCGAAGCCGGACTCGACACGGTACTCGTGCCGACGCTCGCCTCGAACTGCGCGGCCTGGACGCCGCTCAGCGTGTTCTACGATGAACAGGGCCGCTTCACGCATTATACGCTTCATCCGAAGAGCCCGCTCATGGTGCTGGTCGATCCGCGAATCGCCCTGAGCGCGCCGGCCGCTTACCTGCGGGCCGGCATCGCCGACACGCTCGCGAAATGGTACGAGGCCGACGTGCTCGTCCGTCAGTGGAGCCGGCCGCCCGCGGCGGTGCAGATCGCTCATCTCACCGCCCGCCTGTGCCAGACCGCTCTGCTGGAGCACGGCCTGCAGAGCGTGCGGGATGCCGAGCGGCAGCAATTGACGGACGCGTTCACGCTCGCCGTGGAGACGATCATCATGACGGGCGGCACCGTCGGCGGCTTCGGCGACCATGCGGGACGGATCGCTGGAGCCCATTCGATCCATAACGGGTTGACGGCAGCCCCGGCGACGCATCACCTTCTGCACGGGGACAAGGTCGCCTATGGCATCCTTGTCCAGCTCGCGCTGGAGGGCAAGCTCGGCGAAGTCGAGCGGCTGCTGCCGTTCTACCGGGATATGGGGCTTCCCCGCTGCCTGTCCGATCTCGGGCTGTCCGCCTCGGATCGCGAGACGCTGGACCGCGTCGCCGCCGCATCGGTCCTTCCGCAGGAGTCGATTCATCTGATGAACCGGAAGGTGACGGCGGACGATGTGCGGCAGGCGATGCTGCAGTTGGAAGCCGTGACCGCCGGAACATCATAG
- a CDS encoding DUF2332 domain-containing protein, which yields MVEKGGVDLVNASLSDRFARFARQECAGSCDLYEHLALRIAADDELLRVASHARPGQPVPNLLFGAVQYLLLSGADHELRRYYDGLVEEPGDIRQSFPPFKDFCLTYADGIVPLLKTKIVQTNEVRRCAYLYPSFCLIYENIRKPLALIEIGTSAGLQLIWDQYGYSYGSGDVYGNPAGEVRIAAAIIGGGDTAPPLLPHSPPVTARIGVDLHINRLSDPEDHRWLRALIWPGHRDRVALFDDAARCLTGQPVKLIEGDGIELLPSLAAGIPDDAAICVFHTHVANQMPPEAKRRLEQQIREMGSRRDLFHLYNNMWDANLHLDKYIGGVERRTVLAETEGHGRWFRWIDPGI from the coding sequence ATGGTGGAAAAAGGAGGGGTTGATTTGGTTAACGCAAGCTTGTCCGACCGTTTCGCACGCTTTGCGCGTCAAGAATGCGCAGGCTCCTGTGATCTGTACGAGCATCTGGCGCTGCGCATCGCCGCCGATGATGAATTGCTCCGGGTCGCCTCGCATGCAAGACCGGGTCAGCCGGTGCCGAACCTGCTCTTCGGCGCGGTTCAATACTTGCTGCTCTCCGGCGCCGATCACGAGCTGCGCCGCTACTATGACGGACTCGTCGAGGAGCCGGGAGACATCCGGCAATCGTTCCCGCCGTTCAAGGATTTCTGCCTCACATACGCTGACGGTATCGTGCCGCTCCTGAAGACCAAGATCGTACAGACGAACGAGGTCAGGCGCTGCGCCTATCTGTACCCGAGCTTCTGCCTCATCTACGAGAACATACGCAAACCGTTGGCGCTGATCGAGATCGGCACGAGCGCGGGACTGCAGCTGATATGGGATCAGTACGGGTACTCCTACGGATCCGGAGACGTGTACGGCAACCCGGCCGGAGAGGTCCGGATCGCGGCGGCCATCATCGGAGGCGGAGACACTGCCCCGCCGCTGCTGCCGCACAGTCCCCCTGTTACCGCCAGGATCGGCGTCGATCTGCATATCAACCGGCTGTCCGATCCGGAAGACCACCGATGGCTGCGGGCTTTGATCTGGCCCGGACACCGGGACAGAGTCGCGCTGTTCGACGATGCGGCCCGCTGCCTGACCGGACAGCCGGTGAAACTGATCGAGGGAGACGGGATCGAGCTGCTCCCGAGTCTCGCGGCCGGCATTCCCGACGACGCGGCCATCTGCGTCTTCCATACCCATGTCGCCAATCAGATGCCGCCGGAAGCGAAGCGGCGCCTGGAGCAGCAAATCAGGGAGATGGGCAGCAGACGCGATCTGTTCCACCTGTACAACAATATGTGGGACGCGAATCTGCATCTGGATAAATATATCGGCGGGGTTGAGCGCAGAACGGTGCTTGCCGAGACCGAAGGACACGGGCGATGGTTCCGCTGGATCGATCCCGGCATATAA
- a CDS encoding TrmB family transcriptional regulator, with product MIEELRKLGLSELEARCYLALHAEPNISGYEVAKKVSVSRTNVYAALRSLTDKGVCRAIEADPVLYDAVPIEQLVRMLQSDFEQTARTLVKQLKSPPQSAASFYNWQGDNAIRTAIRRLAANADKSIVVDIWAEDVHWVEEPLLEAERRGVFVTLIVIGECAVRLNRVLFHHRSEAWDASEARKFSILCDSRSALLGSFGSTVKLSALETNHPAVVELLLNGFYHDVIMERVEQDFGRMFTERYGDHYDDIIHPYRKYLD from the coding sequence ATGATCGAGGAATTGCGCAAGCTGGGCCTGTCCGAGCTGGAAGCAAGATGCTATCTGGCGCTGCATGCGGAGCCGAATATTTCAGGATATGAAGTGGCCAAAAAGGTCTCCGTCTCCCGCACCAACGTGTACGCCGCCCTGCGCTCCTTGACGGACAAAGGAGTATGCCGGGCGATCGAAGCCGACCCCGTCCTGTACGATGCCGTCCCGATCGAGCAGCTCGTCCGCATGCTTCAATCCGATTTCGAGCAGACCGCCCGCACGCTGGTGAAGCAACTGAAGTCTCCGCCGCAATCGGCGGCGTCCTTCTACAATTGGCAGGGCGACAACGCCATTCGCACCGCCATCCGGCGCCTCGCGGCCAATGCGGACAAGAGCATCGTCGTCGACATATGGGCCGAAGATGTCCATTGGGTCGAGGAACCGCTGCTGGAGGCGGAGCGAAGAGGCGTCTTCGTGACGCTGATCGTGATCGGGGAATGCGCCGTCCGCCTGAACCGCGTTCTGTTCCATCACCGGAGCGAGGCCTGGGACGCGTCGGAAGCGCGAAAGTTCTCGATTCTATGCGATTCCCGTTCCGCTCTGCTCGGCAGCTTCGGCAGCACCGTCAAGCTGTCCGCCCTGGAGACGAATCATCCCGCCGTCGTCGAGCTGCTGCTGAACGGGTTCTACCACGACGTCATTATGGAGCGGGTCGAGCAGGACTTCGGCCGCATGTTCACTGAACGCTACGGCGATCATTACGATGACATTATTCACCCTTACCGGAAATACTTAGATTAA
- a CDS encoding MFS transporter, translating to MNKVYAQASPAFDVRRWWALAVLLLGTFMVILDSFIVNVAIPTIQSQLQANAAQVQFIVAAYVLSYAVLLIPGARLGDRFGRKKMFIAGMLVFTAASGLCGMATSAAFLIFARVLQGVGAAMLIPQVLTIIQVIFPPEEKGKAIGFYGAVSGLGLIAGQIIGGIILHWNGWGLGWRSVFLINLPIGIAAVLCIIPLVRDTRAEEQKSMDVTGIAILTCSLLLLIYPLVIGREAGWPLWVFISFAGAALSLLLLMVHEAGLAKRGRHPLIPPGLFAGRAFTLGVLAILAYQIGNSGFFLVVSLTLQDGLALAAMDSALAFVPIGAAFFLGSLWGPRWARDGRPVLAWGALALMAGYAAVLLVTMAGGAELYWQQLIVPFLLVGFGQGLVGAPLMGTIMSAVRPEHAGSASGILSTCMQTANALGVAVIGTLFFSALSRHEAGSGGADAIVPYLASFQAALLCSLGLALVTLLLVTGLRRAQRAQAGDPFYVMAAWHDLTYRRVDAYTSHCKELTL from the coding sequence ATGAACAAAGTGTATGCACAGGCATCCCCGGCATTCGATGTCAGACGCTGGTGGGCCCTGGCCGTCTTATTGCTCGGCACGTTTATGGTTATCTTGGACTCGTTCATCGTCAATGTCGCAATCCCGACGATTCAGAGCCAGCTTCAGGCCAACGCTGCGCAAGTACAGTTCATCGTCGCAGCCTATGTGCTGTCCTACGCCGTGCTCCTCATTCCCGGCGCCCGGCTCGGGGATCGCTTCGGCCGCAAAAAGATGTTCATTGCCGGCATGCTTGTCTTCACCGCCGCCTCGGGACTGTGCGGCATGGCGACCAGCGCGGCGTTCCTTATCTTCGCCCGGGTACTCCAGGGTGTCGGGGCCGCCATGCTGATTCCTCAGGTGCTGACGATCATTCAAGTTATTTTCCCGCCCGAGGAGAAGGGCAAGGCGATCGGGTTCTACGGCGCGGTCAGCGGACTGGGACTTATCGCCGGACAGATTATCGGCGGCATCATTTTACATTGGAACGGCTGGGGATTGGGATGGCGTTCCGTCTTTCTCATCAACCTCCCTATCGGAATCGCAGCGGTGCTGTGCATAATTCCGCTGGTGCGGGATACGCGGGCGGAGGAGCAGAAGAGCATGGACGTGACCGGCATTGCGATCCTGACCTGCAGCCTGCTCCTCTTGATCTATCCCTTGGTCATCGGGCGGGAAGCCGGCTGGCCGCTGTGGGTATTCATCAGCTTCGCCGGAGCGGCGCTCAGTCTGCTCCTGCTGATGGTTCACGAAGCGGGACTGGCCAAGCGCGGGCGTCATCCGCTGATTCCCCCTGGCCTGTTCGCCGGGCGTGCCTTCACCCTGGGCGTGCTCGCGATATTGGCGTATCAAATCGGGAACAGCGGCTTCTTCCTCGTCGTCTCGCTGACGCTGCAGGACGGCTTGGCGCTGGCCGCGATGGATTCGGCGCTCGCCTTTGTTCCGATCGGCGCCGCCTTCTTCCTCGGGTCGCTATGGGGCCCCCGTTGGGCGCGAGACGGGCGGCCGGTTCTGGCCTGGGGCGCTCTCGCTCTGATGGCCGGCTATGCGGCCGTGCTCCTCGTGACGATGGCGGGGGGCGCCGAACTGTACTGGCAGCAGTTGATCGTTCCGTTCCTGCTCGTCGGGTTCGGCCAAGGGCTGGTCGGCGCTCCCCTGATGGGGACGATTATGTCCGCCGTCCGCCCGGAGCATGCCGGCTCCGCTTCCGGCATACTGAGCACCTGCATGCAGACCGCGAACGCGCTCGGCGTCGCTGTCATCGGCACCCTCTTCTTCTCGGCGCTCAGCCGGCACGAAGCAGGAAGCGGGGGAGCAGATGCGATCGTCCCGTATCTCGCCTCTTTCCAGGCGGCGCTGCTCTGCAGCCTCGGGCTGGCGCTCGTAACGCTGCTGCTCGTGACCGGGCTGCGCCGGGCCCAGCGAGCGCAAGCCGGAGACCCATTCTACGTAATGGCGGCTTGGCATGACTTGACATATAGACGCGTTGATGCGTATACTTCACACTGTAAGGAATTAACTTTGTAA
- a CDS encoding ABC-F family ATP-binding cassette domain-containing protein — protein sequence MSIVTVEQLSHTYGDKNVFHNISFRLVRGEHAGLVGGNGAGKSTLLRILSGELLPDRGTVDWLPGIRAGYLQQHIDLQAGMTIIEYLRSAYAELYAMEARMNQLAARMAEAGDDLDSLLTRYGELQQQLEHSGFYLIDTKIEEVAAGLGILALGPDRDVSELSGGQRTKLLLGKLLLEQPDVLLLDEPTNYLDDVHIEWLTGYLTRYEQAYLAVSHDERFLNAITTTIFHLEHQSIRRYPGNYEQFKRSYELNKEQLQAAYARQQREIERLEDFIQKNRIRKAKQAKSREKMLERMERIDRPSSGPQPRFAFRVHADPAGTVIEARRLQIGYREPLFAPVDLTVKRGEKIAIVGYNGIGKSTMLKTLLGLIPALGGKVQFGDRVKTAYFAQEEQPPDHSPLEHLSALRPDMTLKDFRRLLAQSGLTEKHIRKAIRLLSGGEQAKVRLCELMLTDSNVLVLDEPTSHLDVRAKEAFQDALQKYAGTILLVSHEPDFYEDWVTQVWNVQEWTKK from the coding sequence ATGAGCATTGTCACGGTTGAACAACTGTCCCATACGTACGGGGACAAGAACGTATTTCACAATATTAGCTTCCGCCTCGTGCGGGGAGAGCATGCCGGACTGGTCGGCGGCAACGGCGCGGGCAAGTCCACGCTGCTCCGCATCCTGTCGGGCGAGCTGCTTCCCGATCGCGGCACCGTCGATTGGCTGCCGGGCATCCGCGCCGGATACCTGCAGCAGCATATCGATCTGCAGGCGGGAATGACCATTATCGAGTATTTGCGCAGCGCTTATGCGGAGCTATATGCGATGGAGGCCCGCATGAATCAGCTCGCGGCCCGGATGGCCGAGGCCGGGGACGATCTCGATTCCTTGTTGACTCGCTACGGCGAGCTGCAGCAGCAGCTGGAGCATTCCGGCTTCTATCTGATTGATACGAAGATCGAGGAGGTCGCTGCCGGACTGGGCATTCTCGCGCTTGGCCCGGATCGCGACGTGAGCGAGCTGAGCGGCGGCCAGCGCACGAAGCTGCTCTTGGGCAAGCTGCTGCTGGAGCAACCGGATGTCCTGCTGCTCGATGAGCCGACCAACTATTTGGATGACGTGCATATCGAGTGGCTTACCGGATATTTGACCCGGTATGAGCAGGCCTACCTCGCCGTCTCCCATGACGAGCGGTTTTTGAATGCGATCACGACGACGATTTTTCATTTGGAGCACCAGTCGATTCGGCGTTACCCCGGCAATTACGAGCAGTTCAAGCGCAGCTATGAATTGAACAAAGAGCAGCTGCAGGCCGCTTATGCGCGACAGCAGCGGGAGATCGAGCGGCTGGAGGACTTCATTCAGAAGAACCGCATCCGCAAGGCGAAGCAGGCCAAGAGCCGGGAAAAAATGCTGGAGCGGATGGAGCGGATCGACAGACCGTCCTCCGGGCCGCAGCCGCGCTTCGCCTTCCGGGTGCACGCCGATCCGGCGGGCACGGTCATCGAAGCAAGACGGCTTCAGATCGGCTATCGCGAGCCGTTGTTCGCTCCCGTCGATCTGACGGTGAAGCGCGGGGAGAAGATCGCCATCGTCGGCTACAACGGGATCGGCAAGTCGACGATGCTCAAGACCTTGCTCGGCCTTATTCCGGCGCTGGGCGGCAAGGTGCAATTCGGCGATCGCGTCAAGACGGCCTATTTCGCCCAAGAGGAGCAGCCTCCCGATCATAGCCCGCTGGAACATTTATCTGCATTGCGCCCGGATATGACGCTGAAGGACTTCCGGCGCCTGCTCGCCCAGTCCGGGCTGACCGAGAAGCATATCCGGAAGGCGATCCGTCTCCTGAGCGGCGGGGAGCAAGCCAAGGTTCGGCTGTGCGAGCTGATGCTGACCGACAGCAATGTGCTCGTGCTGGATGAGCCGACCAGCCATCTCGACGTCCGGGCGAAGGAGGCCTTTCAGGACGCGCTGCAGAAATATGCCGGCACGATCCTGCTCGTCTCCCATGAGCCGGACTTCTACGAGGATTGGGTCACCCAAGTATGGAATGTGCAGGAGTGGACGAAGAAATAA
- a CDS encoding MBL fold metallo-hydrolase — protein sequence MNHLYLLEIEFEYNGQQQAITPVLLQDGNDTILVDCGYPDFTHLLEEAANREGIRLDSMTALIVTHHDMDHIGSLAALKRAYPRIRIVAHELEQPYIEGERKPLRQQQAESTIDDLLEEAKPDAEQFIRFLQSIEPAQVDRAAAHGERLPWCGGIDIVHTPGHTSGHISLYLPASKTLIAGDAVVIEDGQLNIANPQHAWDLKEAVRSVQRLLDYDIERIICYHGGLFRGDAQQALRQLVHAYTS from the coding sequence ATGAATCATTTATATCTGCTTGAGATCGAGTTTGAATATAATGGACAGCAGCAGGCCATCACCCCGGTCCTGCTTCAGGATGGGAACGATACGATACTCGTCGACTGCGGGTATCCGGATTTCACGCATCTGCTTGAAGAAGCGGCCAACCGGGAGGGAATCCGTCTCGATTCGATGACGGCCTTGATCGTGACCCATCACGATATGGACCACATCGGCTCGCTGGCCGCATTGAAGCGGGCATACCCGCGCATCAGAATCGTCGCGCATGAGCTGGAACAGCCGTACATCGAAGGCGAGCGCAAGCCGCTGCGACAGCAGCAGGCAGAATCCACGATCGACGACTTGCTGGAGGAAGCCAAGCCGGATGCGGAGCAGTTCATTCGCTTCCTGCAGTCGATCGAGCCGGCCCAGGTCGATCGGGCGGCGGCCCACGGAGAACGGCTGCCCTGGTGCGGCGGCATCGACATTGTCCATACCCCCGGGCACACGTCCGGACATATCTCGCTGTATCTGCCCGCGAGCAAGACGCTCATCGCGGGAGACGCTGTCGTCATCGAAGACGGACAATTGAATATCGCCAATCCCCAGCATGCGTGGGATTTGAAGGAGGCCGTCCGCTCCGTCCAGCGCCTGCTCGACTACGACATTGAGCGAATCATTTGCTACCATGGGGGCCTATTCCGCGGCGATGCCCAGCAGGCGCTCCGGCAGCTCGTTCATGCCTATACGTCTTGA
- a CDS encoding class I SAM-dependent methyltransferase produces the protein MIAFDEKAFYDRIGAINGWDFRSVRSVTEGTAWDYGAKVTELCKPADVLLDIGTGGGEALLPLAEAVRLAIGIDRSPDMIETARRHAARSSACHVRFACMDAEELTFPDGLFDAVICRHAPFHAGEVARVLTEGGVFVTQQVSERDKWNVKEAFGRGQAYGEPNGTLMCRCAEQLKEAGFTEIHCEEYDAVEYMRAAEDLLFLLKHTPIIPCFGEVEGDAERFERFVALNRTERGIQTNSARFLIIARR, from the coding sequence ATGATTGCATTTGATGAAAAAGCTTTTTATGACCGGATTGGAGCGATCAACGGCTGGGATTTCCGGTCTGTGCGTTCGGTCACCGAAGGCACGGCTTGGGATTATGGTGCGAAGGTAACGGAATTATGCAAGCCGGCCGATGTGCTGCTTGATATCGGCACCGGCGGAGGAGAGGCGTTATTGCCGCTGGCGGAAGCCGTGAGGCTGGCCATCGGGATCGACCGTTCGCCGGACATGATTGAGACAGCTCGGCGTCATGCGGCCCGCTCGTCCGCGTGCCATGTCCGCTTTGCATGCATGGATGCGGAAGAGTTGACGTTCCCTGACGGGCTGTTCGACGCCGTCATTTGCCGCCATGCTCCATTCCACGCCGGGGAAGTGGCCCGGGTGCTGACGGAAGGCGGCGTATTCGTCACGCAGCAGGTGAGCGAGCGCGACAAATGGAATGTGAAGGAGGCGTTCGGACGCGGCCAGGCCTATGGCGAGCCGAACGGAACGCTGATGTGCCGCTGCGCCGAGCAGTTGAAGGAGGCAGGCTTCACCGAGATTCATTGTGAGGAATACGATGCGGTCGAATATATGCGGGCGGCAGAGGATCTGCTGTTCCTGCTGAAGCATACCCCGATCATCCCCTGCTTCGGAGAAGTCGAAGGGGATGCCGAACGTTTCGAGCGGTTCGTCGCGTTGAACCGGACGGAGCGGGGCATTCAGACCAATTCGGCGCGCTTCCTCATCATAGCCCGCCGTTAG